The DNA region CTTATCCTCCCAGCTTTAGTAGCTGATGTTAAACTTAAGAAATACCCAAAAATAACTGTCTCTTGGGGACTCTTACTCTCAACATATCCCCTCTATCTGTTTCTAACTAATATGGTGAGGCCCCAAGCCTACGCATTAACACTTCTCTATACGGTGCTCTTTTCTGTGCCTGTAGTGGTTTACTACAAGTTCAAGCCTTTTGATAGGGTGTTCTTTTTAGCCACGCTGGCTCACATGTATGATCTCGCTTCAACGGTCGTTGCTATCTACTACTACAACCACTACGAAGTTCACTGGATTGAGGGAATACTCAGCGAGCACTTTGGGCCTTTCATACTCTACCCATGGAAGCTTCTGATTTTGGGGATAGTTTACTATGGAGTTAAATACCTCATCCCCAATGAAAATGAGAGAAAGTACTGGTATTTTGCGACATTTGTACTGGGCTTTGCTCCCGGAGTTAGGGATCCAACACAACTGACGCTTGGAGCTTGATTTTTAAATTATTTTCTAATTTTCACTTTGTTTTTTGACCTCAGTACATTTATATTACAAGGTTATGTGATACGGTAAACTTTTTGTCCTTGAAGAACATAAATAGAAGTTGATAGACATGGTTGGAGTGGTGATTACTGGAAGGGGTGGTGCTGGGAAAACTACCCTCACCGCTAATTTAGGTGTGTATTTTGCCAGACAAAAGTATAAAACGATAGTTATTGATGGTGACCTCTATCTTCCCAAGCTTGGACTTCACTTTGGGCTGGACAATCCAAGATACAACATTCACTCCATCCTAATGGACGATAGCTTAGATCCTCAAGTAGCGGTTTATGAAGATAGAGAAAGCAATTTGTTTATCCTTCCAGGGAGCACGAAATTTTACGATGTGCTGAGAGTTCCCCATGAGAAGTTGAAGAACTCAATAGGAAACGTCATGAAAAAGTTTGCACTTTCTATTGTCGACTCTCCAACAGGAATTCCTTTTGATACTATGCCTTTGTTTTCTCTCTCGCAGTATCAGATAGTGGTAGTTGAAATTGAGCGCTCTCCAATATATTCTTTTGAGACGTTGGTTAAAAACGAAATTTTAAAGCTCAAAGCATTAGGAGATATATATGGTCTTAGGGTGGGTGTTATTCTGAACAAAGTTAGAGAATCCGCTGATAACATGGAGAGAATTCTAAAGTTCTTGGATGAAACTGTAAAGGTGGATGTTTTAGGAGTTGTGCCTTTTGATGGAAATGTTCCCGATGCAATAAATGTCGGGAGGCCGATATTGGCATATAACCTTAATTCTCCAGCTTCGAGGGCATTTGCAAAATGTGGAGAAGTCCTGGAAGAATGGATCTTCGGGAGAAATGTGGGGACTAAAATAATTGATGAGGTAATAGGGGAGCTAGAAGAGGAGGAGAAGAGATGGCGTTAGTATTGGTAACCGGGCCTGGAGGAACAGGTAAGAGTGTTCTTACTCTAAATTTGGCTGCATATTTGGCTAAAAGGTATTACAATGTCCTAATGGTCGATGGGGATTTGTTCCTTCCAGATTTAGCCGACTATATGAATTTGGGGAACGTCAAGTACACCCTTCACAAGCTATTAACAGATTCTTCTCTCGAAGCGAAAGCTGCGGTTTATAAAAATAAAAAACAAAAGTCAGCATTTTGCCGGGGGATAAAGAATTAGGCTCGTTGGTAGGCATATATCTGCCCCTGCTTACTCATATCTTGGAAGATTTATCAAGGCAATATGCTGTAACATTCATTGATACTCCTAGTGGCATTCCCCTAGAAGAGCTGGAACTCTATACTATTGCAACTCATCAGATAATTGTCTTAGAGCTTGAGAGGGTTCCAAAAAACGAGATTGGGGTTTATATCTACAATGAGCTTGAGAAATATCTCAACTTAGACATGGATGGGAGAATGGAGCATGGAGTAATACTAAACAAGGTGGACAAGCTGAGTCAAAAATACATAATTGACTATATTGAAGAAAACCTTGAAATCCCCGTTTTGGGGGTTATACCGTTAGATGGTGCTGTTGTTGAATCCATATCCTTAAAGAGCCCTTTTTTGTTTGAATTCCCTCATAGTGATGCTTCAATAGCGCTGAAAGATTGTGGAAAAGTGCTGGAGAAGTGGCTCTTCGAATAGCTACCTCCTAATGGTTCTTCCCTCCTCCAGCTCTCTCTTGAGTATTTTTGCCTCCTCTTCAGCCCTTTTAGCCCTGAATACCTTGGCTATTCTCTCCACAGCGTCGAGCTTTCTGATAGTTCCATCGAGCCAGGTGAACACATCTCCCGGGTAAACGATGAGGGAGTAGTGTTCTCTGAAGTAGCGCGCTATTTGAGAGGGGTGCTTTCCTTGGCGTCTGAGCTCTATTATCTCATTGCTGAAGCGCTCCATCGCGTGTTCGGTGCACTCCTCCTCTTCGCACATGAAAAAGTCTTGGTAAATCATGAAGAGCTTCTCTTGAACGTTTGGACTGACTTCAGGCAAAACCTTATCGAGCTCGCTTAAAATTGACGTAAAGCTCGGTGAAAAGATGTTGCTCGAAACTCTGCCCCTAACGGCCCCATTGAGCTCGCTCTGCATAACTCCACTCAAATAGACATTCTCAAAGGGCAAAAGCTTTACTGCAATCTCTCTTGGGTGCATTTTTTTGAGATTCTCCCGTATGAATGCAGCTTCTTTTGGAAGGAGGAAGCTCATGCTTACAGCTCTTCCATAGGGGGTAACGCTCACCAAACTGCCTCTAATCTCGACGAATTCATACTCCATAAGCTTTTCCAAAACGGACTTAGCGCTTTGGTTTGCCCCTAGGCAGCTGGCCTGCACCTCCTCTATTATCTCCATGTGCGAAAACAGGCAGGAGTGGGCTAAAACTTGATCCTGCTCAAGCTCATCACTCCACTCTACGTCTACAGGTTCTATAGGTGCACTTAAGAGTTTAAATGCTACTTCATCTTCGCTCCCTTCCATTTGGGCAGAATACTTCTTTCCGGGCTCAATAATTAGATAAACCTTTCCTTTTTCGTGGTATAGCGGTCTTCCAGCCCTGCCAAGCATTTGGTGGAACTCTCTAACGGTCAGCCACTTATTGCCCATAGCTAAGCTCTCAAAAAGCACTTGGGATGCTGGAAAGTCAACACCCGCTCCTAATGCTGCAGTAGTAACCACAACGTCGAGCTTTTGCTTTTGGAACTCAAGCTCTGTTATCTTTCTTTGAGTGTAAGGAAGACCGCTGTGGTAGGGTTTTGCTTTTAAACCCTTGCTCGTTAAATAGCTTGCTAACTCATGGCACCTCTTCCTTGAGAATGTAAACACTATCGTCTGCCCTTTAAATCCTTGTGGAGACTTTCTCATTGCTTCTGCCTTTGTCAATTGAGCTATATATCCCCACTTCTCACTTTCACTCCTTGCTAGAATTATGTGTCTCTCTAAAGCTACAGGCCTTTCGTCGTATAGCACCAGCTTTAAACCCAACTCTTTGGCAAGCTCTTCGGGATTTCCAATAGTGGCGCTTAATCCCAAAAATTGGGCCTTTGGATAGAGCTTCCTTAGGCGTGCAATTAGTCCATCCAAGCGTGGCCCTCTATCTTCATCATCTACCATGTGAATCTCATCTATCACAATAGTTCCAACATTCCCAATCCTACGCCCCGCCCTCAAAAGGTAGTCTATTCCCTCATATGTTCCCACTATAATATCTGCATCAATCCCGGTATCCACCACTACCAGCTCATCCTTCGTCTTTATCCTGCTCATTCCAACCCTTATGGCAACTTTTAAGCCAAGCCTGCCATAGCGACGCTTGAAGTCTTCATATTTTTGATTTGCGAGAGCCACCAGCGGAACTAAAAAGAGCATTTTTTGTCCTTTCATGGCTTTTGGAACTCCTGCAAGTTCACCTATCAGGGTTTTACCGCTGGCTGTGGCGGACACTATGAGAAGGCTTTCTCCATCCAATAGGCCCTTTTGAATAGCCAAGCTCTGAACAGGGAGAAGTTCTTTAACTCCTTCACTTTTCAAGACTTGTTTAAACTCTCCAGGAATTTTCACTTCCTCCAGAGCAAGCTTTTTAATTTTAATCCTCTTTGGCTCCAGTTCGTCCCATTTTGTAATTTCTGGATGGCGTATGGGGTCAAACCTAGGGTCAAAAGTCATTAGAACCTTATCTAAATCTTTAAAACGTTTTAACAAATTCTTTGCTTGGTCAAACATAGCTATGCTCCTAAACCTAAAGCGGAGCTCATTCTTAAGCTCTTCTTCCGCACAGCGCTCGCATATGTATTCGTTGTGATATTTTATTCTATTTCCTTCTGTCAGCACGGTTATTCTATCGCTCATAAGACAAAAGCGGCAGAGATCAGCTTTCTCAACACGCTTATTTTGAAGCCTCCTTTTGAAGTAGTCCTCATACTCTTCTCCCTCGATGAGAACTATTCTGGCCTGTCTCAAAAGCCGCTCAATCTCTTTTGGGTTTTTGTACTCGCTCCCCTCGAGAACTTTAAACAGCCTTCCCTCTCGCATTATTAAACGGTAACTCCTATCCACTTTAAGTCCCTGCATTTGAGAGAGCTTTTCAGGCTCGTGCTCAATAAAGTAGGCCTCAAGCTCGTTCTTTTTTCTTCCCTTGCGAATGATGAACAGCATTTCTATCCCCGAGATATTCTTTTTAAAGCGGTTTATAAAAATTAGCTCGATTTTAAAACCCATTCTTGCTCATGCTCAAATGAGACTAAAACAGTAGGTTAATGCCTAGTCGCTTGCTTCTATTACCTTTGCATTTCTAATTCTTTTTGAGCCAATTCTGAGGGATCTAAAGAAGCGTATGTGCTCATCAGGCAAAAAAGAATCTAGGTTGATCTCTTTAAGCCTCTTCTTTTTTGGTCTATTCATTGGCTCTTTATTTTTTACGGGAGCATTATTTAAGAATTCATCGAGCGTTTTATCCATGATTCCACCCAAAAAATCTGGGCCTCAATGCTATATAGGTTTTTTGATTCAGATTAAAAATAGAAGAGCTAAGCTTTTGGCGTGTGAGGCTATTAACACCACCATCCTAATCGTTTCTCCGTTGGAAATCATTATAAACCTCCTAACATGAAAAGCAACTGTTGACAAATGCTTATTAAATTAAGCCGCAATCATTTTGCAGAAACCCTTTTAATGAATGACTATGCTTTACTTATTGAGATGATAACCTTTTGAGGGATGCCGAATGTGCGGAATAATTGCATACATCGGAGAAAGAAAAGCTAGTGAGGTTCTAATTAATGGGTTAAAGAGGCTTGAATATAGAGGATATGATTCTGCAGGGATAGCAATAAACGACAAAGAAGAAATTGAGGTTAAAAAAGGTGCAGGAAGGTTAGATGAACTTAATGAGAAGCTAAAATTTTCCGAAATTGGAGGAAGAACTGGAATTGCCCAAACACGTTGGGCGACCCACGGAGAACCCAATGATGTTAATGCTCATCCCCATATGGACTGTATAGGAGAAATAGCTTTAGTCCACAACGGCATTATAGAGAACTACCTCGAGCTTAAGGAGGAGCTTTTGAAGAAGGGGCATGTATTTAAAAGCGAGACTGATACCGAGGTTATCGCGCATTTAATTGAGGAGGAGCTTAAAAGCAGCCAAGACTTTGAGGAAGCGCTTAGAAAAGCGTTGTTGAAGCTTAAAGGTTCATTTGCTCTGGCTATTGTTTATAAGAATGATACAGATCACATCTACTTAGTTAGAAATGAAAGTCCCCTAGTTTTAGGAGTAGGGAATGGAGAGATGTTTGCTGCTTCTGATGTTCCTGCATTTTTGGCTTATACAAATAAGGTGATTTTTCTCGATGATGGAGAATATGCTATTATAAGCAAGGACTCTTTCTTAGTAAAGGATATTAAAACTGGGAAGCTCAAGAGAAAAGAAATTCAAGAAATCACTTGGACCCTTGAAATGGCTGAGAAGCAGGGCTTTCCTCACTTTATGCTCAAGGAGATTTATGAGCAGCCGAACGCAGTGAGAGAAGCTATTTATGGCAATGCTGAAACTATAGCAAGAATTGCTGAAGAAATAGCAAACTACGAGAAAATATTCATAGTTGCAATGGGTACTTCCTATCATGCTGCCCTCTACGCTAAATATCTATTCCAGCGCTTGGCAAAAAGAGTTCCTATAGTTGAGGAAGCTAGTGAGTTTAGGTATGAGGCTGAAGAGCTAATAGATGACAAAACCCTTGTTATAGCCATAACCCAAAGCGGTGAAACAGCTGATACCCTCGCGGCGATAAAGCTCGCTAAGAAAAAGGGAGCGAAAGTTTTGAGTATAGTCAATGTTGTGGGAAGCATGGCAACACGTTTGAGTGATCTTGTTGTTTACACATTTGCAGGGCCTGAGATAGGCGTTGCAGCGACTAAAACATACACTACACAGCTGACAGTTTTGGCTATGCTAATCACAGCCTTGGCGAGACATTTAAGAACAGCTGATGAAAGGTATTTAACCCAATTAGAGGAGCAGCTCACCCAGTTGCCATCATTCATTGAGGAAGTTTTAGAGTATGACGGGGAGCTCAAAAAACTAGCTGAAGAGTTAAAAGATAGAAAAGACTTCTTCTATATTGGAAGGGGTGTAAGTGTTCCAACAGCATTAGAGGGGGCGCTAAAGCTTAAAGAAATAAGCTATATCCATGCCGAAGGACTGTCAGCAGGAGAGCTAAAGCACGGTCCATTGGCACTAATCGAAGAAGGCGTTCCCGTGGTGGCGGTGGCACCTAACGGCAAGCTTTTAGAGAAGATGATTTCAAACATAAAAGAGGTAAACGCAAGGAAAGGTTTCATAATTAGCCTTGGAGACAGTGATGAGCTCTCAAAGGTAAGCGATGTATTTTTGAAAATGCCAAAGATCGATGAACTCTTAAGCCCAGTTGTTTATGTAGTTCCCCTCCAAATATTGGCCTACCATTTGGCAGTTTTAAGAGGAAACGACCCTGACAAGCCGAGGAATTTGGCAAAATCCGTTACGGTTGAATGAGGTGGTAAAAATGGTGAAAACAAAAGAAAAAGAGATGAGAGAAAAAGAGAAATCTCGAGAACCTTCTTCCTCTTTTAACTTTGAAAAAGCTCTGAGGATAGTAGTTCCTATTGTCGTTTTGATAGTTGCCTATATAGGGTATACCATAAGAATGCAACCTTCAGCGACGAAGTACTTCATAGACCCCGACACGTTCTATCACTATGAGATATACAAGCTCACGATAAAGGAATGGATTCCCAAGTATTATCCGCTTGCAGAAGCTCCTTTTGGTGCTAAAATAGGCGAGCCTTTGGGATTGTACATTGTTCCTGCAGTAATTTACAAAGTGCTCTCGGTTTTTGGAGTTAGTGTGTTCCAAGCATTTAAGATGTTTCCAGCATTAGTTGGGTTCTTCAGCATAATAGGGGTGTACTTACTCGGAAGAAAGCTTCATAACGAGTGGACAGGGCTTTGGAGCGCATTAGTCATGATGTTCTTAACTGCGCACTTTGTAAGGACTTTTTCGGGAAACAACAGAGGAGACGGTCTTTTCATGATGTTCTTCCTCTTTGCAGCAGCTTCAATGTTTTATTATCTGGAAGAACAAAAAAAGATTCTAAAATATGCCTATGGCGCGTTATTTATTCTCTTTGGAGTTCTAAGCTTAGCGGCTTGGAACGGTTCGCCCTTTGGCATAATGGTGTTCCTTGGGTTTGGTGCGCTAAATGCCATAGCACTCTTCATCTTTGGAGAGATTGATAGATTTAAAGCCTTTGTTAGAGACTTCTACCCGGCTTATGTTTTATTCTTGATAGTTGGCTATGCTTTAACTCCAAGCGGCATTGTCAGAGTTGCAGGACACATAAAGTTCGCCTTTGAAGCATTCTTGGGATTAACGGCTTTAACCATGGTAATGCTCTATGGTGAAAGGCTAAAGCTCAACTATGAAGATAAGCTCCACCGCTTTGGAATTGTTGTTGTCATTATAGCAATTGGGCTTGTTGGGGCTCGCTTATATGTGGGTCCAAAGCTCTGGTCGCTCATGAGCGGTGCCTATCAATCGACACAGGTTTATGAGACCGTTCAAGAGCTTGCAAAGACTACAATGAACGACATAAAGGTATACTACAGTGTAAAAGGAAGTGATGGTATAGTATTTTTCCTCTCGCTAGGAGGAGCTGCTTTGGCCATATTTAAGTTCCTACTTGAGCTCTTTAGGAATAATAAAGTAAATTCAAAGTTGTTGTTCCTTCTAACGCTCTATGGCATGTCTGTATACTTAATAGGGACAGCCGTGAGGTTTTTATTCCTGGCCTCTGCGGCGATAATCCTAGTGTTTGCTTATTTAATTGGGGAAATATTTAACTACATAACTACTATGAAAGAGAAGCCATCAACCAAAGCTATGTTCACCATTGTGCTCCTTATACTATTGGTGCCCCTCCCAATTACTGGGGCTGTCAACATGAACAATCAAGCTAAGGCAATGGGACTTCAAGATGCTGTGACTCCAAGCTGGGAAAAAACACTCAACTGGCTCAAGGAAAACTCAAACGAGCTTGATACTGCAACATCATGGTGGGACTATGGCTATTGGATTGAGAGTTCCCTCTTGAGTAATAGAAGGGCAAGTGCAGACGGGGGACATGCTAGGGATAGAGATCACATACTAGCCCAATTTTTAGCCAACAGTGGAAATAAGAGTGAGGTGGATTTTGAGAGCTGGCAGCTTAACTATTTCATTGTCTGGAATCAGGACATCTACAAGTTCAATGCCATAAGCTACCTCGGAGGAGCGATAAGCAGAAACGAGAGAGATAACATTTCGATGTTCATCCCCTTCCAAAAAGTGGCAGACAACCTCTACATGCTGGATGCCTATAGAAAGCTTGAAATAACGAGTGAAGGTGGTCAAAAGAAAGTGATAATAACCATTGGGAATCAGCAGGGAGAGCCAATACAGTCCATCTTTGTGGGTACAGGAGAAGTTGTAAGAGGAGCAGGAAGCTTTCCCTATGTGGCTTATATATTCCCCAACTATGCTGTTGTAGCATATTACAAAATAGCAGGAAGCAACTTCGTTGATTTAGCTTTCTTCGGAGCATCCCAGCTTCCGAACTTTAAGCTGGCTTACAACACAGGAGATGTGAATACATATAAATTCATACCCTTTGTGCTCTATAGGCTTGATGTATATGAAAACGGTACTTGGAAGAGCGTTGGTAAGCTTACACCGGGCGAGTATAAGGCTAAGCTCTACATCTCAGCCTTTGGAAGGGACATTAAAGATGCCACGATTAAACTTCTTGCATACGACAATGATACGTTGATCAGCGAACAGATAATTGCACAAAACGTTAATATTGACCACCTAAAAGAGGAACCAGTTGAAGTTAGCTTAAACGTTCCTAATGCAACTAAGTACAAGCTCGTTCTAATCCAAAAGGGACCTGTGGGAGCGCTCACAGATGCACCTAAAGTTAACGGCAAAATTGCAAACCCCATACGTGTATTAAGCGAGGGACAAAGCGGCGAGCTAGAGATCAAGGCAGCATTTAGAAAGGACTACAATGATATGAGCCTTTACCTAAGGGCAACAGTGATTTATCTCGTTAGGACGCAGGGAACAAGCAATGATGACGTCAATGCAATATTCGAGCCTCACATGGACATCATATATTATGAGAAGATTGCAGACGGCTTAAAGACAACAAACGAGGAGATTACATTTAAGGGCGATGCAGAGTTCCCAGAGGTAATCACACCTTACATCAACTCCCTGAAGGAGAAGTACGGTGCGGACAAGGTTACCGTGAGGGGCATAAGGGTTGAACCAGTGTTTATAGCGGACAAGGAGTATACAATATACATGCAAGGCTAGCCTCTGTCTCTTACTATTTTTATATCGTCCAAGCTTTTTAGCCCCACTCTTTTTACGCTCTCTTCGATTTTTATCTCAACATCTTTTGTGGGTTTTAGTATTATGCACTCAACTTGAGAAAAGCCGAGTTTTTTTAGGGCAAACGCCCTATGGTGACCATCCAACACATAGTAGCGTCCTTTGTAGTCGAGCACGATTATGGGGGCATCATAGCCGTGCTTAATCTCTTGAAGGACAACCAGCAACTTTGCCTCATTCAGCTCCCACTGCGTTGGGATTAGGATATTAAGGGGAAGATATTCCATTGTAAGTTCAAACTCAACACCATAGACTAACTCGTTTTCTTTTTTGATATGCTTTGCCTTTTCAAAAGTCTTTTCACGGGTTATTAATATTATATCATCCATCTTTCATCAAAAATAAATTGTTTTCCCTCATATTAAACAGTTTTGTCTTTCACGCCTCTAACTGCTATAAAGGCCCCAATTTCTTTTAGTCTCTCGCTAAACCTTTCATCCATTTTCTCCGCAAGACTCAAGAAGGGGAAGAAAGAGGGGAAGTATATTATGCCTCTGCTCTCAACTTCTTTAAAGCCAGTTGATAATAAAATGTCCTCGAGCTCTTTTGGAGTGTAGAACCGAGCATATCTATAAGCGGTTTCAACAAAGAGGCTTTTCAAGCGCTTAAAGAAAAACCACGAGCTCCTCCCGTTCATAGTCCCAATGACAACTTCTCCATTGGGTTTAAGAACTCTATAAATTTCTTTCACAGCTTTTTCTGGCTCTTTTAAAAACTCAAACATGGTAACGCTTAAAACTAAGTCAAAGCTCTCATCTTTAAAAGGTAAGTTGTACGCATTTGCCTTAATGAAAGGCACGTTTGGAAGCTTAGTTTTTGCTATCTTCAGCATCTCAAAGCTTAAATCTGTCCCAACAACATTAAATCCTCTTTTGTACAGCTCCAAAGTGTAGTTCCCTGTACCACAACCTAAATCCAATGCACGCCCTTTCTTGGTATGCATCATAGAAAAGATTAACCTTTTTTCAGTTCTATCGACATATTGTCCTGTTTTGGTTAGATACCAAGAATCATAGCGATTAGCTATTTTATTGAAGTACTCCGCCATCTTAACCCCCAACACCTGCAGTCAAAATAGAACAAAAAGGAGGTGAAGAGTTTAAACTGGAGTTACGTGGCCCCACTTCTCTAAAGCTCTTGCCAGCTCCTTATGAGTCTTGGCGTATTCGTCGAGCGGTGTTCCCTCTATGATGGCATCTAGAGCTTGCCTAACTGCCATAGCTCCCGCCTTTGGTCCATCGGGGTGTCCGAGGGTTCCTCCTCCTATCTGCAGGACGATATCAGTTCCAAGGGCATCTATGACGGGTTTGAGGTTTCCGGGGTGGAGTCCGCCGGAGCTGGTCGGCATGGCCGGCTTTATGTGGTAGAACTTCTGCTCAAGGTGATAAACATCGTTTTCATCCGGGACATAGTGCTCCTCCGTGAATATCCTCGCGTACTGGATGACGTCCCACTTTCCGCCCTCAAGCTTTCCTGCTCCTGCAGTTCCAACGTGAAGCTGGTCAATACCTATAACACGGCATAACTTAGCAAGGACGAACATTGAAATGCCGTGGTAGGGGCTTCTTGTAAACGCGGCATGCATAGCTCTGTGACCGTGGATGGCTATGCCATAGTCAGCGGCAAGGTCGCGGATGTATTCGAGAGCACCCCATCCTGTAACGACAACATCGACCATTGCATGAGGATTGCCGTAGTCCGCTAAAAGCTCAAGCCTACGCTCCATCTCTCTAACATCGGCGGTTATGTTTGCGAACCATGACTTCTTCTCACCTGTCTCGTTTTCTACCTTTTCAATGACCTTCATGAGCACATCAGCTCTGTCCTCAAAGCGGTTGTACCATGGACTTGTGAGGTTTTCATCGTCCTTTACATAGTCCATTCCACCACTGAGGAGGTCATAAGCGAGCTTTTCAAGCTCTTCAGGGGAGTAACCAACTTTTGGCTTCGGGACGGTTCCAACTATGGGCCTATCCTTAACGCCAAAAATCTCTTTTACCCCTTTCTTTCCAAAGGCAGGGCCGCTGAAATCTCTAAGAAACCTCTCAGGAAGGTATAAGTCCTCAAGGCGGAGCCCTTTGACACGCTTCATTCCAAAGATGTTACCCGCAACGGATGCAAGAAAGCCCGGAAGGTTACCCTCTTCGAAGAGGTGCATTGGATAGGCTATTCTAACAATCCATGAGCCATCTCCCATGTCGTGGAAGTAATATGCCTTGGCGGACATGTCGTCCCATCTTTCCTTTTCATACCATTGATAAAGGCTCGTCCACGTCCCCGTGGAACTTTCAGCGGCTACAGCCCCAGCAGCATCTTCAATGCTGAAGCCCTCTGCGGGGGTAATCCTAAACACTGCGATAACGTCCCTCTTTCTGTTTGGTTCATACTCTTTGTCCACATATATGTCGTATATCTCAAACTTTTCAGGCATTTTTACAACCTCCTGCTGTTTTAGAGAAATATTCTTCTGGTCAATATTCTCCAAGTAATATATCAATTGCACTGATGTATATAAAAAGGCTACGGTACAGATATGTCCATAATAAAAAGAAGAGAGGGGGTCACTCCATAGCTTGCATGAGCTCTTCGACGTTTTCAGGTGGCTTTGTGAGTAAGCTGACTATAATGGTGGCCAATAGAGAGAATAGGAACGCTGGAACTAGCTCGTAGATTCCAGTGGTTGCTTTTAAGTAGAGCTTCCATATTATAGTTGTCAGAGCACCCACAATCAATCCAGCAGCAACTCCCCATTTAGTGGTCCTCTTCCAATATAGGGATAATATTAGTGTTGGACCTATAGATGCTCCAAGGCCTCCCCATGCGAAGAGCACTAGCCAGAAAATAATGTCTTTGGCGAAGTAAGCTAATAGCATCGCTATAATTCCAGTAATAATGACAATGGTCCTGCTGAGGAAGAGTACTTTCTTTTCGTCAATTTGTTCTCCTTTCTTCATAACCTCTTGGTAGAAATCTCTAACGATTGTCGAGGCAACTACAAGCAATTGAGAATCTGCTGTGGAGAGTATGGCTGCAAAGACACCACCAATTAGGATTCCATAGAGCAGAGGTCCAAAGAAGTCTGAAGATAACACGAGATAAATCATCTCTGAACTCTCGTTTGGTAGCATCGCTACATCAGGATACAGTGCTCTTCCGATTAATCCAACAAAGATAGCTCCCCATGCCAAAACTACATTCCAAAACGTACCTATAACGGTGGATGCCCTAAGCCTGTCAGGGTCATCAATTGACATGTACCTAACTATTATGTGCGGCTGTCCTGGAGAACCCAAACCAATACCGAGGAATCCTATCAAACCGCCGAATCCAAGGG from Palaeococcus pacificus DY20341 includes:
- a CDS encoding DUF63 family protein, with amino-acid sequence MSISQEIYNFLWNYFIRPMYTREGYNPYNTLVYGFLLGLGIILTYDHIIKRFKIKVDERLIYATAPMVVFGSTMRALVDGKVLNPNPLILTPGIFFTAFFLILPALVADVKLKKYPKITVSWGLLLSTYPLYLFLTNMVRPQAYALTLLYTVLFSVPVVVYYKFKPFDRVFFLATLAHMYDLASTVVAIYYYNHYEVHWIEGILSEHFGPFILYPWKLLILGIVYYGVKYLIPNENERKYWYFATFVLGFAPGVRDPTQLTLGA
- a CDS encoding MinD/ParA family ATP-binding protein — protein: MVGVVITGRGGAGKTTLTANLGVYFARQKYKTIVIDGDLYLPKLGLHFGLDNPRYNIHSILMDDSLDPQVAVYEDRESNLFILPGSTKFYDVLRVPHEKLKNSIGNVMKKFALSIVDSPTGIPFDTMPLFSLSQYQIVVVEIERSPIYSFETLVKNEILKLKALGDIYGLRVGVILNKVRESADNMERILKFLDETVKVDVLGVVPFDGNVPDAINVGRPILAYNLNSPASRAFAKCGEVLEEWIFGRNVGTKIIDEVIGELEEEEKRWR
- a CDS encoding nucleotide-binding protein, with protein sequence MALVLVTGPGGTGKSVLTLNLAAYLAKRYYNVLMVDGDLFLPDLADYMNLGNVKYTLHKLLTDSSLEAKAAVYKNKKQKSAFCRGIKN
- a CDS encoding MinD/ParA family ATP-binding protein: MEDLSRQYAVTFIDTPSGIPLEELELYTIATHQIIVLELERVPKNEIGVYIYNELEKYLNLDMDGRMEHGVILNKVDKLSQKYIIDYIEENLEIPVLGVIPLDGAVVESISLKSPFLFEFPHSDASIALKDCGKVLEKWLFE
- a CDS encoding DUF5814 domain-containing protein, with translation MLFIIRKGRKKNELEAYFIEHEPEKLSQMQGLKVDRSYRLIMREGRLFKVLEGSEYKNPKEIERLLRQARIVLIEGEEYEDYFKRRLQNKRVEKADLCRFCLMSDRITVLTEGNRIKYHNEYICERCAEEELKNELRFRFRSIAMFDQAKNLLKRFKDLDKVLMTFDPRFDPIRHPEITKWDELEPKRIKIKKLALEEVKIPGEFKQVLKSEGVKELLPVQSLAIQKGLLDGESLLIVSATASGKTLIGELAGVPKAMKGQKMLFLVPLVALANQKYEDFKRRYGRLGLKVAIRVGMSRIKTKDELVVVDTGIDADIIVGTYEGIDYLLRAGRRIGNVGTIVIDEIHMVDDEDRGPRLDGLIARLRKLYPKAQFLGLSATIGNPEELAKELGLKLVLYDERPVALERHIILARSESEKWGYIAQLTKAEAMRKSPQGFKGQTIVFTFSRKRCHELASYLTSKGLKAKPYHSGLPYTQRKITELEFQKQKLDVVVTTAALGAGVDFPASQVLFESLAMGNKWLTVREFHQMLGRAGRPLYHEKGKVYLIIEPGKKYSAQMEGSEDEVAFKLLSAPIEPVDVEWSDELEQDQVLAHSCLFSHMEIIEEVQASCLGANQSAKSVLEKLMEYEFVEIRGSLVSVTPYGRAVSMSFLLPKEAAFIRENLKKMHPREIAVKLLPFENVYLSGVMQSELNGAVRGRVSSNIFSPSFTSILSELDKVLPEVSPNVQEKLFMIYQDFFMCEEEECTEHAMERFSNEIIELRRQGKHPSQIARYFREHYSLIVYPGDVFTWLDGTIRKLDAVERIAKVFRAKRAEEEAKILKRELEEGRTIRR
- a CDS encoding PCNA-inhibitor, with translation MDKTLDEFLNNAPVKNKEPMNRPKKKRLKEINLDSFLPDEHIRFFRSLRIGSKRIRNAKVIEASD
- the glmS gene encoding glutamine--fructose-6-phosphate transaminase (isomerizing), producing MCGIIAYIGERKASEVLINGLKRLEYRGYDSAGIAINDKEEIEVKKGAGRLDELNEKLKFSEIGGRTGIAQTRWATHGEPNDVNAHPHMDCIGEIALVHNGIIENYLELKEELLKKGHVFKSETDTEVIAHLIEEELKSSQDFEEALRKALLKLKGSFALAIVYKNDTDHIYLVRNESPLVLGVGNGEMFAASDVPAFLAYTNKVIFLDDGEYAIISKDSFLVKDIKTGKLKRKEIQEITWTLEMAEKQGFPHFMLKEIYEQPNAVREAIYGNAETIARIAEEIANYEKIFIVAMGTSYHAALYAKYLFQRLAKRVPIVEEASEFRYEAEELIDDKTLVIAITQSGETADTLAAIKLAKKKGAKVLSIVNVVGSMATRLSDLVVYTFAGPEIGVAATKTYTTQLTVLAMLITALARHLRTADERYLTQLEEQLTQLPSFIEEVLEYDGELKKLAEELKDRKDFFYIGRGVSVPTALEGALKLKEISYIHAEGLSAGELKHGPLALIEEGVPVVAVAPNGKLLEKMISNIKEVNARKGFIISLGDSDELSKVSDVFLKMPKIDELLSPVVYVVPLQILAYHLAVLRGNDPDKPRNLAKSVTVE